From the genome of Biomphalaria glabrata chromosome 1, xgBioGlab47.1, whole genome shotgun sequence, one region includes:
- the LOC129927363 gene encoding uncharacterized protein LOC129927363, which produces MAALKQLDQLSVRELRKELRNRYEIIGGTKEVLTARLRQALIDEDEDPETYLFEIEPEIYELIGKINEGIDAMCEQMNSMGNKVDKMVSQLKEGVDSLVKEQLPVDSLVKKLRGQDCGCTNSGDGDAGDWSAICVCVVGKSCGCDFQDEKHDGDCCDDFNGMYRVEREETNEETGDCYVPEAFVPVVPITSTLTEVCYVPEAFVPVVPVTSTSMSRTEQDNVGSAFKPVAMDLKDLCLSAGAHEGNSKLDNCIQRLSMNCTCGASHIEFRCQENHQQGICTSTIIIDIGIDECQSNHSKSELSRGRNFPLEPEETYILDVRLLSEDDCGALDFVCSLAACEPAAPLRGVCREGLLRQHVRSTAVLKKTVLDTISLCGKRPRHRRNNSLVNWRKRKRHWRRTMRMASWGTRSLPPVAPTDQPPPELSNLSCSVSFRDEKC; this is translated from the coding sequence atggcagctttgaaacaattagaccaactctcggttagagagcttaggaaggaacttcgtaaccgatatgagataattggtggtaccaaggaggtgcttacagctcgtctccggcaagccttgattgatgaagacgaagatccggagacctacctatttgaaattgaaccggagatttatgagcttattggcaagataaatgaaggtattgatgcaatgtgtgaacaaatgaacagtatggggaacaaggtagataaaatggtgtctcagctgaaagaaggagtagactcgttggtaaaggagcagttgcctgtagactcgttggtaaagaagttgcgtggtcaagactgtggttgcacaaacagtggtgacggagatgctggggattggagcgccatctgtgtctgtgttgtgggtaagtcttgtggttgtgactttcaagacgagaaacatgatggcgattgctgtgatgatttCAACGGGATGTACCGAGTCGAACGGGaggagacaaatgaagaaactggggactgttacgtgcctgaagcgtttgttcctgttgtacctattaccagtaccttaactgaagtctgttatgtgcctgaagcgtttgttcctgttgtacctgttaccagtacctcaatgagccggacggagcaagacaacgttgggtctgcgttcaagcctgttgctatggaccttaaagacctctgcctatctgccggtgctcacgagggaaattcgaagcttgacaactgcatccagaggttaagcatgaactgtacgtgcggtgcatcacacatagaatttagatgccaagaaaaccaccaacagggcatatgtacttctaccatcatcatcgacattggcattgatgaatgtcaatcaaaccactctaaatctgagctgtcaagaggaagaaattttccacttgaacctgaagagacctatattctggacgtgagactgttatctgaggatgactgcggtgcattggactttgtttgcagcttggctgcatgtgaacctgcagctcccttgagaggcgtctgtcgggaaggtctgctgagacagcatgtccgatcaacggctgtgctgaagaaaacagtgctcgacactatctctttgtgtggcaaacggccacgtcatcgtcgcaacaacagcctggttaactggagaaagagaaagcggcactggaggagaacaatgcggatggcttcgtggggaacacgctccctgccgcctgtggctccgaCTGATcaacctccacctgaactgtcaaacctcagctgcagtgtttcttttcgggacgaaaagtgctaa
- the LOC106062017 gene encoding zinc finger protein 718-like, with product MNDEKAELEQSLQASQLSNLNKLTQSSIILPSCSVQNKAVFFKLKANTSIISSNLTRLKNLLPKISSDSVAGCNQNESFQMQCVSDLNKNESLNNEFSSTPTFMANQQYQSAVNKDDTTQVNVDLQKTTKNNKIVEVLLSQYDTNLPEENFDKNDTEMGVLEESEVPQVLLNSIQSNNPEMLESQVSYLSLDSTCDKDINNKVVKKTKIEAYVKMVVCRKITIQKVLAHSGQVLETKVKTEEEEPVILDVDCVETEDMLTDSAELSFDNAAELAASKWSSLDGGLKFLSAVSESRQKIGKNCIKDKILESSLKNISKLIESASQKEQVYESPSEEYQVEVCMKKESNLPIKEEHVTDSEHEDWNEELNDDSEDYVPVGHSLKKSLSKNQTHNDQTDHCDKPVTNENSIILIPKKRGRKRKWDNALGMSSNLRSCVFCNKHFNTTTACSEHMKLGTCISSVFCFICSKPYNSENELEKHLEAHCNDKKPRIYECIDCNRSYRTHAGYEKHFRMGTCLKRDDFEDVQTGSLQCDLCPSRFSTQAYLRLHRYKVHENPKDIHTCLDCGKKFYSSIGYNKHKNGRPCSEPLKCLICGKTYSSKAKESFKIHMKHHKTEIGGITFNCDECGRGYMTQMALKKHKLSHTGVKPYKCETCGKAFAMRYMVKDHARTHTGERPYLCSLCGNAFSNKGHLGRHLRSHENRTLQKRGRPKKIRLPVVSEGHETELKIINLGQALQMQGLEGQSIQVVNSQLFDSHSSGQPMIIQTNDNTIIIAEGWPPQNIVNPAISLPNS from the exons atgaatgatGAAAAGGCAGAGCTAGAGCAAAGTCTGCAAGCCAGTCAATTgtcaaatttaaacaaattaacacAATCCTCAATAATTTTACCAAGTTGCAGTGTCCAGAACAAAGCTGTTTTCTTCAAACTCAAAGCTAATACTTCCATTATCTCTTCAAATTTAACAAGACTGAAAAATTTGCTTCCTAAAATTAGTTCAGATTCAGTTGCAGGTTGTAATCAAAATGAGTCTTTTCAAATGCAGTGTGTttcagatttaaataaaaatgagtcattaaataatgaattttCATCAACACCCACTTTTATGGCTAATCAACAGTATCAATCAGCAGTAAACAAAGATGACACAACTCAAGTTAATGTTGATCTtcaaaagacaacaaaaaataataaaatcgtTGAGGTTTTGCTCAGCCAATATGACACCAATTTACCAGAGGaaaactttgataaaaatgataCAGAAATGGGTGTTCTAGAAGAATCAGAAGTACCACAAGTTCTGTTGAATAGTATTCAGTCTAATAACCCAGAAATGCTTGAGAGTCAAGTCTCATATTTATCCCTTGATTCAACATGTGATAAAGACATAAATAATAAAGttgtcaaaaaaacaaagatagaAGCATATGTGAAAATGGTTGTCTGCAGAAAAATTACTATTCAAAAAGTGCTGGCTCATTCTGGACAAGTTTTGGAAACCAAAGTAAAAACt gaagaagaagaacctGTCATTCTTGATGTGGATTGTGTTGAAACTGAAGACATGTTAACTGACTCAGCAGAACTTTCATTTGACAATGCTGCAGAGCTTGCTGCTTCCAAATGGTCATCTCTCGATGGAGGATTAAAATTTTTAAGTGCAGTATCTGAAAGTAGGCAGAAAATAGGGAAGAACTGTATCAAAGACAAAATTCTTGAATCATCTTTGAAGAATATTTCTAAATTAATAGAATCAGCCTCTCAGAAAGAGCAAGTGTATGAAAGTCCTTCTGAGGAATATCAAGTAGAGGTTTGCATGAAAAAAGAAAGCAATCTCCCTATAAAAGAAGAGCATGTTACTGACAGTGAACATGAGGATTGGAATGAAGAATTGAATGACGATAGTGAAGACTATGTGCCTGTTGGGCATTCTCTTAAAAAATCATTATCAAAAAATCAGACTCATAATGACCAAACAGATCACTGTGATAAACCTGTGACAAATGAGAATTCAATAATATTAATTCCTAAAAAAAGGGGTCGTAAAAGAAAATGGGATAATGCTTTAGGTATGTCATCAAATCTTAGGTCCTGTGTATTTTGTAACAAGCATTTCAATACCACGACTGCATGCTCTGAGCATATGAAACTAGGTACTTGCATATCTTCAGTGTTCTGTTTCATATGTTCCAAACCCTATAATAGTGAAAATGAGCTAGAAAAGCACCTTGAAGCACATTGTAATGATAAAAAGCCCAGAATCTATGAGTGCATTGACTGCAATCGTTCCTACAGAACACATGCTGGTTATGAGAAGCATTTTCGAATGGGTACTTGTCTCAAAAGAGATGACTTTGAAGATGTCCAAACTGGTTCTCTTCAATGTGATCTCTGTCCTTCTCGCTTCAGTACACAAGCCTATCTCAGGTTGCATCGCTATAAGGTCCATGAAAATCCAAAAGACATTCACACATGCCTTGACTGTGGAAAAAAGTTTTATAGTTCTATTGGctataataaacataaaaatggcAGGCCATGCTCAGAGCCCTTGAAGTGTTTAATTTGTGGCAAAACATATTCTAGCAAAGCCaaagaaagttttaaaatacacaTGAAGCACCATAAAACTGAAATTGGAGGTATCACTTTTAACTGTGATGAATGTGGTAGAGGCTATATGACCCAGATGGCACTAAAAAAGCACAAACTCTCTCACACAGGTGTTAAGCCATATAAATGTGAAACTTGTGGGAAAGCTTTTGCGATGAGGTACATGGTCAAAGATCATGCAAGAACTCACACAGGGGAGCGACCCTATCTCTGCAGTTTGTGTGGTAATGCATTTAGCAACAAAGGTCATCTTGGTAGGCATTTAAGGTCGCATGAAAATAGAACTTTACAAAAGCGAGGTAGGCCTAAAAAAATAAGGTTGCCAGTTGTCAGTGAAGGGCATGAAACTGAATTGAAAATAATCAATTTGGGTCAAGCATTGCAAATGCAAGGTCTTGAAGGTCAGTCAATACAGGTAGTGAACAGCCAGTTGTTTGACTCCCATTCATCTGGGCAACCCATGATTATTCAAACCAATGATAACACTATAATTATAGCAGAAGGGTGGCCTCCACAAAATATTGTTAATCCAGCAATATCATTGCCAAACTCTTAG